The Enterobacter asburiae genome window below encodes:
- a CDS encoding DUF4123 domain-containing protein: MINYLEQPFQLADHQYAIIDRMRVPELPESWPHIELVSPMLVPQAHLYPWLIPLHELPPGEWRTFMADLSRCADPTSPPNCPLLLSSPRPVKIVRNLLVNALFLRDANQRGHILRYYDPRVLFHLHWMLSPWQLFNQLPAQEIPYWTFWLEGEWHTLAFPARVSCLPGDQTEIPLAQLQRCGQINLVLEKLPRNANMAQRQQSSRKIDALLVQAMTCGLPTQEDRIAFALHGLMQPEGFWIAPKMAAFLAQSRQAPDYYRDVTSNWDEHLWQEMTQMQPYNNAWNN; the protein is encoded by the coding sequence ATGATTAATTACCTGGAGCAGCCTTTTCAACTGGCGGACCATCAATATGCAATAATTGACCGTATGCGGGTGCCAGAACTGCCGGAAAGCTGGCCGCATATCGAACTGGTTTCGCCGATGCTGGTACCACAGGCCCATCTTTACCCGTGGCTGATACCGTTGCATGAGCTTCCACCTGGCGAGTGGAGAACATTTATGGCAGACCTTTCACGGTGTGCAGACCCAACTTCACCGCCGAATTGTCCCCTTTTACTGTCCAGTCCACGTCCGGTTAAGATTGTACGCAATTTGCTGGTTAATGCCCTGTTTTTAAGGGATGCAAACCAAAGGGGACATATCTTGCGTTATTACGATCCGCGAGTGTTGTTTCATCTGCACTGGATGTTGAGCCCATGGCAATTGTTTAACCAGCTACCCGCCCAGGAAATACCGTACTGGACATTCTGGCTGGAGGGAGAGTGGCACACACTGGCGTTCCCGGCTCGAGTTTCTTGCCTGCCCGGAGACCAAACAGAAATTCCGCTGGCGCAATTACAGCGTTGTGGGCAGATAAACCTTGTCCTGGAAAAACTGCCACGCAATGCCAATATGGCGCAGCGCCAGCAAAGTAGTCGAAAAATAGATGCATTGCTTGTGCAGGCAATGACATGTGGACTGCCCACTCAGGAAGATCGTATTGCATTTGCGCTGCATGGATTAATGCAGCCAGAAGGTTTCTGGATCGCTCCGAAGATGGCGGCATTTCTGGCACAGTCCCGACAGGCTCCTGACTATTATCGTGATGTAACCAGTAACTGGGATGAACATCTCTGGCAGGAGATGACCCAAATGCAGCCTTATAATAATGCATGGAACAATTAA